The sequence TATAAAGAGGCTCAGGCGTTACTTGAAGGGCATTTTCTTTTAAGTAGCGGGAATCACTCCAACTTCTACCTCCAGTCGGCTAAAGTTTTGGAGAATCCTAAGGTAGCTGAGAGTCTGGCCAAGGCCTTGGCGGAAGAGATTCGCGCTTTTGGACTTACGATTGATACTGTCTGCTCGCCTGCTCTTGGAGGTGTTTTGGCAGGATATGAGTTGGCTAGAGCGCTTGGCGTTCGCTTTATCTTCACGGAGAGAGTGGAGGGGAAGATGACGCTTCGAAGAGGTTTTGAGGTCGCTTCGGGCGAAAAGATTTTGATTTGCGAAGATATCATCACCACGGGCGGTTCAGCGGTTGAATCGGCTATGGAGGTGGAGAGGCTCGGAGCTCAGGTGGTTGGCTATGCTGCCTTGGCTAATCGAGGCTTTTGCCAGCGTGTTGGCTCCTCTTTGGAGCGCAAGCCAAATGCTAAACTCCCCCCTCATCTTCCCTTTTTTGCTCTTGATGATTTTGTTTTTGATCTCTACTCCCCGCAAGATTGCCCCCTTTGCAAAACAGGAAGCAAGCCCATTAAGCCTGGTAGTCGGGGAAACTAAAAGGTTTTTTGGATGCAAAAGGGTCGCTGGAGGGATATCAAGCAGGGGAGAATCGCCCCGCCTTCAATGCCCTCTAGCTCTCCTTGTGGCGCTCCTGCTTCTTACTTCACTCGCTTTAAAGCTCAAGTGGTTGACACCTTCATGCTCTACACCCCGATTCTCTATCTGGTCACCTATGTGATTTTAGGAAGAGCGGAGGAGTTTCGCTCCAATGAATGGGGTCCTTTTCTTTCCGTGGCACTCTATGGAATCCTGAGCTCGATTCTGCTGGCTTTGCATGGGCAAACCCCTGGATGCAAGGCTTACAAAATAAGAGTGGTGGATAGGGAGGGGAAAAAGATAGGATTCTTGAGAGCGCTTGGGCGTTTTTTCCTTTTTCTCCTCTCCGCGCTCCTTCTTTTTGGAATCGCCCTTCCTTTCATTCGCCAAAAGGGAAGCACTCTTCATGATTGGATTCTTGACACCTCTGTGATTAATGACGATGCCCCTTCCTCCGTGGATTAGACTCTCCGGACTCTACTTCTTCTACT comes from Wolinella succinogenes DSM 1740 and encodes:
- the pyrE gene encoding orotate phosphoribosyltransferase, producing MSRLNIEQVYKEAQALLEGHFLLSSGNHSNFYLQSAKVLENPKVAESLAKALAEEIRAFGLTIDTVCSPALGGVLAGYELARALGVRFIFTERVEGKMTLRRGFEVASGEKILICEDIITTGGSAVESAMEVERLGAQVVGYAALANRGFCQRVGSSLERKPNAKLPPHLPFFALDDFVFDLYSPQDCPLCKTGSKPIKPGSRGN
- a CDS encoding RDD family protein yields the protein MQKGRWRDIKQGRIAPPSMPSSSPCGAPASYFTRFKAQVVDTFMLYTPILYLVTYVILGRAEEFRSNEWGPFLSVALYGILSSILLALHGQTPGCKAYKIRVVDREGKKIGFLRALGRFFLFLLSALLLFGIALPFIRQKGSTLHDWILDTSVINDDAPSSVD